Proteins from one Coffea arabica cultivar ET-39 chromosome 8c, Coffea Arabica ET-39 HiFi, whole genome shotgun sequence genomic window:
- the LOC113706989 gene encoding AT-rich interactive domain-containing protein 2-like: protein MEGWSNLRDESGLREVKIIQDCERKKESASDHDFSLVECGFDECKNRLRGLFNDVLVNFLRERSVNKCIRPLPVLCANDELVDLFKLFWVVRKLGGYDSTSRKNLWGFVAEECGLGFGAVASVKLIYVKYLNELDHWLWQGYSDSIEDRFAKNLDELVDELRKGSADLMEVQRKVEKEDVKRVKSKFDKSRNATDRSKRSVHYSSGANINEVHDSSEGCVDGGEKFYLDSDNDLVSSAKQVIQKVIKEVNGFSKEKTCDDDNKTCSQNENDVSLSGEKVIEKAIINLHDTKVDTPEQGFDVQRSGNVMLSTRNAVDKVVDSRKRKRESSSLSAMLSWVKNTAKHPDDLSIGRLPECSKWKRHGNREPWFLALLAREARLIKRDANLKVESSFQQKKLRMHPSMYEEDVLNHQSVEKSRCSQRLPVAKCQSCSCCNLPPHCKVAVPQKAEQGYSAKESLLLNVEDSDRNKIDHISMDDPPEREVCVGPEFQAEVPEWTGVIVESDPKWVGKQMWPPEDVKDEPVFGLDRIGKGRPNACDCPFPGNVECIRFHIAEKRLKLKRELGLLFYKWRFDHMGEEVSLSWTAEHEKKFKDMIRLNSASTNKFWSNAFRIFPSTTRDKLVSYYFNVFLVRRRSYQNRVTPKDVDSDDDERECGLIGDSFGYKAIYVPESRLPICFENKQCAELD, encoded by the exons ATGGAAGGATGGTCAAATTTGAGGGATGAGTCAGGTTTACGTGAAGTGAAAATTATTCAAGATtgtgaaaggaaaaaagagtcTGCTTCTGATCATGATTTTAGTTTAGTGGAATGTGGTTTTGATGAATGCAAGAATAGGCTTAGGGGATTGTTCAATGACGTTCTTGTGAATTTTCTCAGGGAAAGAAGTGTTAATAAATGTATTAGGCCTTTACCTGTGTTGTGCGCCAATGATGAGCTTGTTGATTTGTTTAAGCTTTTTTGGGTTGTCAGAAAATTAGGTGGATATGATTCCACTTCGAGGAAAAATTTGTGGGGTTTTGTAGCTGAGGAATGTGGGCTGGGTTTTGGGGCGGTTGCATCCGTAAAATTGATTTATGTTAAGTATTTGAATGAGCTTGATCACTGGTTGTGGCAGGGATATTCAGATAGTATTGAGGATAGATTTGCTAAAAATTTGGACGAGTTGGTAGACGAGTTGAGGAAAGGTAGTGCAGATTTGATGGAGGTACAGCGAAAAGTTGAAAAGGAAGATGTAAAGCGTGTTAAATCTAAGTTTGATAAGTCTCGAAATGCAACTGATCGTAGTAAGAGATCAGTACACTATTCATCCGGTGCAAACATTAATGAAGTGCATGATTCCAGTGAAGGATGTGTTGACGGCGGTGAAAAATTTTACCTTGACAGTGACAATGATTTGGTATCATCAGCCAAGCAAGTTATTCAAAAAGTTATAAAAGAAGTAAAtggattttcaaaagaaaaaacttgTGATGACGACAATAAAACCTGTTCCCAAAATGAGAATGATGTCAGTCTGTCAGGTGAGAAGGTCATTGAGAAAGCCATCATTAATTTACATGACACTAAAGTGGACACTCCTGAGCAGGGTTTTGATGTGCAACGTAGTGGTAATGTCATGTTATCAACCAGAAATGCTGTTGACAAAGTTGTAGATTCTCGGAAGAGGAAGCGAGAATCTTCATCATTGTCAGCAATGCTTAGCTGGGTGAAAAATACAGCTAAACATCCCGATGATCTTAGTATTGGGAGATTGCCTGAGTGCTCCAAGTGGAAACGCCATGGAAACCGGGAGCCATGGTTTCTGGCTCTGTTGGCTCGTGAAGCACGACTAATAAAAAGGGATGCCAATTTAAAAGTAGAATCATCTTTCCAGCAG AAAAAGTTGAGGATGCACCCTTCAATGTATGAAGAAGATGTCCTTAATCACCAATCTGTCGAGAAATCAAGATGCAGTCAAAGGCTTCCTGTAGCCAAGTGTCAGTCGTGTTCCTGTTGCAATTTACCCCCTCACTGTAAAGTTGCTGTGCCTCAAAAGGCAGAACAGGGATATAGTGCCAAGGAATCACTTCTTCTGAATGTTGAAGATTCAGACAGAAATAAAATAGATCATATCTCCATGGATGACCCACCTGAAAGAGAAGTCTGTGTGGGTCCTGAGTTTCAAGCTGAAGTCCCTGAGTGGACTGGTGTGATTGTTGAAAGTGATCCCAAGTGGGTAGGCAAACAGATGTGGCCTCCTGAAGATGTTAAAGATGAACCTGTTTTTGGATTGGATCGTATTGGTAAGGGAAGACCAAATGCATGTGATTGTCCATTTCCAGGTAATGTTGAGTGCATTAGGTTCCACATAGCAGAAAAGAGGCTGAAACTGAAGCGCGAACTTGGGTTGTTGTTCTATAAATGGAGATTTGATCACATGGGTGAGGAGGTTTCACTTTCTTGGACAGCAGAACATGAAAAGAAATTCAAGGACATGATAAGGTTGAATAGTGCATCCACAAACAAGTTTTGGAGCAATGCTTTCAGAATTTTTCCTTCAACGACAAGGGATAAGTTGGTTAGCTATTACTTCAATGTTTTCCTTGTCAGGCGCAGGAGTTACCAAAATCGGGTGACTCCAAAGGATGTCGACAGTGATGATGACGAAAGAGAATGTGGGTTGATAGGAGATAGTTTTGGTTATAAAGCGATTTATGTTCCAGAGTCCAGACTACCAATCTGCTTTGAGAATAAGCAGTGTGCGGAATTAGACTAA